The genome window CGGCCAGGGCCTTCACCTCGCCGGTGTTCCTGAAGGAGGCTCCCATCACCACTGTGCTGTAGCCATACTTCTTGTAGTAGTTGTAGATCTTTGTGACACTTACCACACCTGAAGTGAAAAGACTTTGCATTAAAGGACTCTGCGTTGGGACATAAAGTACACATAAGCAGGTGCAATTCAAAAGTCTCTGGGTCAGTGGGAAGTAAGCAATCTTTGGTACATCTTGGCATATAGAACTTAGTTTCCTATTAAGCAGGTGCTGTTTTCCTACACCGACTACTATCCCTTGTGAGTACCTGGGTCCTCGTTGGGCTCATAGCTCTTGCGGTCTGTGTTCTCCTTGTACCAGTCCAGGATGCGGCCCACGAAGGGGGAGATGAGGGTGACCTTGGCCTCAGCACAAGCCACTGCCTGGGCGAAGGAGAAGAGCAGCGTCATGTTGCAGTGGATCCCGTACTTGTCCTCCAACTCcctgtgcaacacacacacaatgaaaacgCTTATTTACACGCAACTCAAATGGAGGAAGCACTCGATTAATaagacataaataaacaaactaataaataaatatgcaaaTAAAAATAGTCAAGGACAAAAAGTACACTGTTTTTTGTGCATGTAAGGGATACAATCGGAAACAAGGTACATTTCCTGTGCAGGTATAAATGTgcacatatatatttatttgagtgtAACAGGGAAGGTAAAATATaccaaatgtaaaaaaaaaacatcatgccTTACCGGCCAGCCTGAATCCCCTCCCAGGTCGAGGAGAGTTTGATCAGCACACGGTCCTTGCTTATACCAGCATCCTCATACAGGCCAATGAGCCGCCTTGCTCTCGCCACCATCTCATCTTTATCATAGGACAACCTGGCACAGAGGACCGGGTGGAGGCAGAATAAACGGCAAAttagtaaacaacaacaaactacTGGGCAATGGTCTTCATCCACCACAGCACATCAAGGTGGCAGTTTCTGCTCGTggctatatactgtatgatcAGGTACAACCAAAGTGCATGGCAAGTGAATTACACTCTAAACACTACATTCTCGTCTCAAATAGAAAGTGTCCGACACGATCATCTCATTGTGTTGGTGCCCTGACAATCTGCAACTTCAActgaagtgaagtgaaaacatATTGAATATTGAATGAAGTGAAACATTCAATACTCATACCTGGCATCTACCTCAGTAGAGACTCGGCCTGGAATCTTCTTCAGGATCTCCACTCCGAAGCTGACAAAAAGCTTATCCATGATGTTGGTAACTTGCTCCTCCTCACTCCTGTTAAACATaatgtaaatataatataaaaataaatgactGCCGTGATTAAAACTGTACATTTAATTTTGCATGTATGGGTTCAGCATGCTATGTCTGAATTAGGGCTGCATGCCATATTTCTGATAGATATTGCGATTTGATTTATGATATAATATTTGAAAAAGTCAAGCTTTGGTTCAACATCCCAAATTTCGCTTTAGGTTGGGCCACTTATGATTGGTGAGGATGCCTAGTGCATGAGAAGCACAGCATTTCTGTTAGGTGAgcttcactgtctgtcacacaagtaggatgacatgaatataaaaatcataaatGTGACAACATTAACCACTGGGTTGACCACAGAGTTGCAACAAGCTGCATGATTCCGTTGAAGCCGTTGCGATTATCTATTTTCATCAGTTCAAATTGCAGCTTTGATTAAAAATCGGTTAATTGCGCAGCCCTAGCCAGAACTGTAACACTTGTGTCTGAATGCATATTCGCTGGCCTCACCCGCCCTTGGCGATACCGTATTTGATGGCCTGATCCACGAGGTGCTGATAGGCTGGCATTTTGGCAGCGGCCAGGATGAGGGACGGGTTGGTGGTGGCATCCTGAGGCTTGTACTCATCGATGGCTAAAGAGAATGACAAACAGATACACCATCAGcgcgcacacacttacacacgttTTGTTAATCAGCTGaaaaaacattaaatacaaaaaaaaaaaaagaacagttgggggaacaaaaaataaataaaaaaagacaaacaaaaacaatttagGCACCAAATACCGTAATGGTCAAGCCAATGGCAGCTTCCCCcactaggctatgtgtgtgcttggctgTGGTCCAGGATGGCCCCATTGTCCAGTGCCCTGCACTTGGCTCCTTCCAGCAGTGAATTGAATTACTGGGATTCAATTGTTGCTTAGCAATACCACATCCCTCAGTGACctcaatgtcctctttttgcagTT of Alosa alosa isolate M-15738 ecotype Scorff River chromosome 14, AALO_Geno_1.1, whole genome shotgun sequence contains these proteins:
- the taldo1 gene encoding transaldolase, coding for MSVSPDKRRKMESALEQLKKYTVVVADTGDFNAIDEYKPQDATTNPSLILAAAKMPAYQHLVDQAIKYGIAKGGSEEEQVTNIMDKLFVSFGVEILKKIPGRVSTEVDARLSYDKDEMVARARRLIGLYEDAGISKDRVLIKLSSTWEGIQAGRELEDKYGIHCNMTLLFSFAQAVACAEAKVTLISPFVGRILDWYKENTDRKSYEPNEDPGVVSVTKIYNYYKKYGYSTVVMGASFRNTGEVKALAGCDLLTISPGLLGELSQDHDTVTPCLTPQTAKAADLDKVHLNEKDFRWQHNEDRMAVEKLSDGIRKFAADAIKLETMIKEKIQNVKNGQ